In Hydrogenovibrio thermophilus, the following are encoded in one genomic region:
- the xdhA gene encoding xanthine dehydrogenase small subunit, with translation MKDTPPDQPIRFLLGNELKTLADVSPTMTVLNYLRTEEKAIGTKEGCAEGDCGACTVVLGELIDGQLQYRAVNACILFLPMLDGKQLLTVEHLKETNGQLHPVQQSMVDRHASQCGFCTPGIVMSGFALYQNVRQNHQAWSELKPENTVSELNKIYAGNLCRCTGYGPILESGKDILAQAQQDAAAYQAEAQTITQQLQAIQPREAKRWQHDQQTYIQPSNITELTHAYQQHPDANLLAGGTDLGLWVTKQHRELDTVIHLGHIPALKTIQETPQHIELGAAVTYSQAIPILCKHFPVLQPFLERHSSTQIRNSGTIVGNIANGSPIGDMPPPLIALGASITLNSAQGPRTLTLQDYFIDYGQQDRQPGEFIEKVTIPLLNTNIPGETVLFKAYKISKRQEQDISSVSAAFYIRLNGGTVEDARLCYGGMAGIPKRATATEKSLIGQAWCDETIFNACDVMITDYQPLDDFRASSRYRMTVAQNLLRKFFIEHRLDNQEKQHA, from the coding sequence ATGAAGGATACCCCTCCCGACCAACCGATTCGTTTTTTACTCGGTAACGAACTCAAAACACTGGCCGATGTCTCGCCGACGATGACGGTCTTAAACTATCTTCGGACGGAAGAAAAGGCCATCGGCACCAAAGAAGGCTGTGCGGAAGGTGACTGTGGCGCCTGTACCGTGGTATTAGGCGAGCTGATAGACGGCCAATTGCAGTACCGCGCCGTGAACGCCTGCATTCTGTTTTTACCCATGCTGGACGGAAAACAACTGCTCACCGTTGAACATTTAAAAGAGACCAACGGCCAACTGCACCCGGTGCAACAAAGCATGGTGGACCGCCATGCCTCTCAGTGCGGATTCTGCACCCCCGGCATCGTGATGTCCGGTTTTGCCTTATACCAGAATGTCCGCCAAAACCACCAGGCCTGGTCGGAATTGAAACCGGAAAACACCGTCAGCGAATTGAACAAAATCTACGCCGGCAACCTGTGCCGTTGCACCGGCTACGGCCCGATTCTGGAATCCGGAAAAGACATTCTCGCCCAAGCCCAACAGGATGCCGCCGCTTATCAGGCCGAAGCCCAAACAATCACCCAACAACTTCAAGCCATTCAACCGCGGGAAGCCAAACGCTGGCAACATGACCAACAAACCTACATCCAACCCAGTAACATCACGGAACTGACGCACGCTTACCAACAGCATCCGGACGCCAACCTACTGGCCGGCGGCACCGATCTCGGGCTCTGGGTCACCAAACAACACCGAGAATTGGACACCGTGATCCATCTCGGTCACATTCCAGCGTTAAAAACCATTCAGGAAACACCGCAACACATCGAACTCGGTGCCGCGGTCACTTACAGCCAAGCCATACCGATTCTGTGCAAACACTTCCCGGTATTGCAACCTTTCCTCGAACGTCACAGCTCCACGCAAATCCGAAATTCCGGCACCATCGTCGGCAACATCGCCAACGGCTCGCCGATTGGCGACATGCCGCCGCCGCTGATTGCATTAGGCGCGTCCATCACCTTAAACAGCGCTCAAGGGCCTCGTACCTTGACTCTGCAGGATTACTTTATTGATTACGGCCAGCAGGATCGCCAACCCGGCGAATTCATCGAAAAAGTGACCATCCCGTTGTTGAACACAAACATTCCGGGCGAAACCGTGTTGTTCAAAGCCTATAAAATTTCCAAACGGCAGGAGCAAGACATCTCCAGCGTCAGTGCGGCCTTTTATATCCGGCTCAACGGCGGCACCGTGGAAGACGCGCGGCTCTGCTACGGCGGCATGGCCGGCATTCCAAAACGCGCGACCGCAACCGAGAAATCCCTAATCGGCCAGGCCTGGTGCGACGAAACTATTTTCAATGCCTGCGACGTCATGATCACCGACTACCAGCCACTCGACGATTTCCGAGCTTCCAGCCGCTATCGCATGACGGTTGCGCAAAACCTGCTGCGCAAATTCTTTATCGAACACCGTTTGGACAACCAGGAAAAACAGCATGCCTAA
- a CDS encoding nucleobase:cation symporter-2 family protein, translating into MSNSDHDSSDLIYGLDDRPPIRESSFAALQHVLASFVGIITPTLIIGGVLGLGSHIPYLISMALIVSGIATFIQARRPFKIGSGMLCVQGTSFAFLSSILAAGFIAKSKGGGPDEIMALILGVSFFGAFVEIFLSQFLHKLKRVITPLVTGIVITIIGISLIKVGITDLAGGFKAPDFGSLENLSLGLLVLAIIIVLNRSSNAWIRLSAIIIGLGVGFIVAGLMGKLSFDNLATLPLMNFPIPFKYGFSFDWGAFIPVALIYLITAIESTGDLTANSMVSKQPISGPLYMSRIKGGVLADGVNSMIAAVLNTFPNTTFSQNNGVIQLTGVGSRYIAYFVSGMLVILGLFPIIGGVLQNMPKPVLGGATLVLFGTVAAAGVKILASEHLDRRKLLIMAVSFGAGLGVAFNPDVMKEMPTLVQNVLGSAVTLGGLTAIIMSFILPDKTVVAEVQEDEAVTETSKSAAS; encoded by the coding sequence ATGAGTAACAGTGATCATGACTCGTCGGATCTCATTTATGGATTAGATGATCGACCACCTATTAGAGAGTCGAGCTTTGCCGCGCTGCAACATGTTTTGGCAAGTTTTGTTGGCATTATTACCCCTACTTTGATTATCGGTGGGGTGTTGGGGTTGGGAAGTCATATTCCCTACTTAATCAGCATGGCATTGATTGTCTCGGGGATTGCGACCTTTATTCAGGCACGCCGTCCATTTAAAATTGGCTCGGGCATGTTATGTGTGCAAGGCACCAGTTTTGCCTTTTTGAGTTCCATTCTGGCCGCCGGGTTTATCGCGAAATCCAAAGGGGGCGGCCCGGATGAAATTATGGCTCTGATTTTGGGCGTCAGCTTTTTTGGGGCCTTTGTGGAAATTTTTCTGAGTCAATTCCTGCACAAATTAAAACGTGTCATTACGCCATTGGTCACGGGAATTGTCATCACCATTATCGGTATCAGCTTGATTAAAGTCGGTATTACTGATTTGGCCGGTGGGTTTAAAGCCCCGGATTTCGGCAGCCTTGAAAACCTTTCTCTGGGGCTGTTGGTCTTGGCGATTATCATTGTTCTGAACCGTTCATCCAATGCCTGGATTCGTCTGTCGGCGATCATCATTGGCTTGGGCGTTGGTTTTATCGTGGCTGGCCTGATGGGCAAACTGTCGTTTGATAACTTGGCCACGTTACCGCTGATGAACTTCCCGATTCCGTTTAAGTATGGTTTCTCATTTGATTGGGGTGCGTTTATTCCGGTGGCCTTGATTTATTTGATTACCGCGATTGAATCGACGGGCGACTTGACGGCCAACTCGATGGTGTCCAAGCAACCGATTTCGGGGCCGTTGTACATGTCTCGTATTAAAGGCGGTGTCTTGGCGGATGGTGTGAACTCGATGATTGCGGCGGTGCTGAACACCTTCCCGAATACCACCTTCAGTCAGAACAATGGGGTTATTCAGTTGACCGGTGTTGGCAGTCGTTATATTGCCTATTTCGTTTCTGGTATGCTGGTTATTTTGGGGTTGTTCCCTATCATCGGTGGCGTTTTGCAAAATATGCCGAAGCCGGTTTTGGGTGGGGCCACCTTGGTTCTATTCGGTACGGTGGCCGCGGCGGGTGTGAAGATTCTGGCTTCCGAGCATTTGGATCGTCGTAAGTTGCTGATTATGGCCGTGTCCTTTGGTGCCGGTTTAGGGGTCGCCTTTAACCCGGATGTCATGAAAGAAATGCCTACATTGGTACAGAACGTTCTTGGTTCAGCCGTGACGCTTGGCGGTTTGACAGCGATTATTATGAGCTTCATTTTACCCGATAAAACGGTTGTGGCTGAAGTTCAAGAGGATGAAGCGGTGACGGAAACGTCTAAATCTGCTGCATCCTAA
- a CDS encoding nucleoside deaminase → MCDCQSNTTTPEDFMRQAIALSKEKMEAGFGGPFGAVITQNGRIIAEGYNQVTSANDPTAHAEVTAIRNACAALGTFDLAGCEIYTSCEPCPMCLSAIYWARLDKMYYANSREDAADIGFDDALIYEEISKPILSRNLPTFRLLEDEAIQPFNDWKNKTDKTPY, encoded by the coding sequence ATGTGTGACTGCCAATCCAACACCACAACCCCCGAAGACTTTATGCGCCAAGCCATTGCCCTTTCCAAAGAAAAAATGGAAGCCGGGTTCGGCGGCCCCTTCGGTGCGGTCATCACTCAAAACGGTCGAATCATTGCGGAAGGCTATAACCAGGTCACCTCGGCCAACGATCCCACCGCGCACGCCGAAGTCACCGCCATCCGCAACGCCTGTGCGGCGCTGGGTACCTTCGATTTGGCCGGTTGTGAAATTTACACCAGCTGCGAACCCTGCCCCATGTGCCTGAGCGCCATCTACTGGGCCAGACTGGACAAAATGTACTACGCCAATTCGCGTGAAGACGCCGCGGACATCGGGTTTGACGATGCCCTGATTTACGAAGAGATTTCAAAGCCGATTCTCAGTCGCAACCTGCCGACCTTCCGCCTTCTGGAAGACGAGGCCATCCAGCCGTTTAACGACTGGAAAAACAAAACCGACAAAACCCCTTACTAG
- a CDS encoding ABC transporter ATP-binding protein, producing the protein MTEPRLQLENITKRFPGCLANDQVNLNILPGEIHALLGENGAGKSTLVKMIYGLLKPDEGQMLWEGQAVDIDSPKTARHYGIGMVFQHFSLFNAMTVLENIAVGMDEAFDLKALEKRILNVSADYGLHIDPKKLIHDLSVGERQRVEIIRCLLQHPKLLIMDEPTSVLTPQEVDKLFVTLRRLSSEGVSILYISHKLDEIKTLCHRATILRGGQFIQEIDPTQETAASMAQLMVGQKIIPPKRQSNKTFEDDVIQVQHLSLKSSQPFGNDLKDINFTISQGEVLGIAGIAGNGQTELLSALSGEADTDVDTIIIHGRPSGNLPSNQRRMIGMAYVPEERLGHASVPDNALHENAFLSGYQAKKLHHRGFINFKKRNEYAQMVCDKYNVKHAGIGSAAKSLSGGNLQKFIVGREIEQGPSLLIAAQPTWGVDAGAAAAIHQSILDLAEKGSAVLVLSQDLDEIFEVCDSVCVIYEGTLSDAYPISDISREEIGLLMGGITTPEGGHNHVA; encoded by the coding sequence ATGACGGAACCCCGACTACAACTGGAAAACATTACCAAACGTTTTCCCGGCTGCCTGGCCAATGACCAGGTGAATCTCAATATATTACCCGGCGAAATTCACGCGTTACTCGGTGAAAACGGTGCCGGAAAGAGCACGCTGGTCAAAATGATCTATGGTCTGCTCAAACCCGATGAAGGTCAGATGCTCTGGGAAGGACAAGCGGTCGACATCGACAGCCCGAAAACGGCCCGCCATTACGGCATTGGCATGGTGTTTCAGCATTTTTCGCTGTTCAATGCCATGACAGTGTTGGAAAACATCGCCGTCGGTATGGACGAAGCCTTTGATTTGAAGGCTTTGGAAAAGCGCATTCTCAACGTTTCCGCCGATTACGGCCTACACATTGACCCGAAAAAACTGATTCACGACCTTTCGGTTGGCGAACGTCAGCGCGTGGAGATCATCCGCTGCTTGCTGCAACACCCGAAACTGCTGATTATGGACGAACCCACCTCGGTTTTAACCCCGCAGGAAGTGGACAAGTTGTTCGTCACTCTGCGCCGTTTATCGTCGGAAGGGGTTTCCATTCTTTACATCAGCCACAAGCTCGACGAAATCAAAACCCTGTGCCATCGTGCCACCATTCTTCGCGGCGGCCAATTCATTCAAGAAATCGACCCCACCCAGGAAACCGCGGCCAGCATGGCACAACTCATGGTCGGCCAAAAAATCATTCCGCCGAAACGCCAATCCAACAAAACCTTTGAAGACGATGTCATTCAAGTGCAGCACTTATCATTGAAGTCCTCGCAACCTTTCGGCAACGATTTAAAAGACATCAATTTCACCATCAGCCAAGGCGAAGTGCTCGGCATTGCCGGGATTGCCGGAAACGGTCAAACCGAATTGCTCTCCGCCCTCAGCGGCGAAGCGGACACCGACGTCGACACCATCATTATTCACGGCCGCCCCAGTGGCAATCTGCCCAGCAACCAACGCCGCATGATCGGCATGGCGTATGTGCCGGAGGAACGGTTGGGCCATGCGTCGGTGCCGGATAATGCCTTGCACGAAAATGCGTTTTTAAGCGGCTATCAAGCCAAAAAACTGCACCATCGCGGCTTTATCAATTTCAAAAAACGCAATGAATACGCGCAAATGGTGTGCGATAAATACAATGTCAAACACGCTGGCATCGGCAGTGCCGCCAAAAGCTTATCCGGCGGGAACTTGCAAAAATTCATCGTCGGACGGGAAATCGAACAAGGCCCCAGCCTGTTGATTGCCGCTCAACCGACCTGGGGCGTCGATGCCGGCGCCGCGGCCGCCATCCACCAATCCATCCTCGATTTGGCGGAAAAAGGCAGTGCGGTGCTGGTGCTGTCGCAGGATTTGGATGAAATTTTCGAGGTCTGTGATTCGGTGTGCGTGATCTACGAGGGCACCTTGTCCGACGCCTACCCGATTTCCGACATCAGTCGCGAAGAAATCGGGTTGCTGATGGGCGGTATCACCACGCCCGAGGGAGGACACAACCATGTGGCTTAA
- a CDS encoding ABC transporter permease, which translates to MWLKLEARSQPSKRMTYLSPLLAVVLTLFSGMILFAMMGHSPLEGIYVFFVEPVTSLYGLGELAVKATPLVLIAIGLAIGFKANVWNIGAEGQLVMGAIVGGGLALYFHESDSAWLLPSMIVFGALGGMLWAAIPAWLKTRFNTNEILTSLMLTYVAILLLNYMVNGPYRDPTGYNFPESRLFQDAALLPTLLEGTRLNLGSVITVMILAGLWVMLARTIIGFQVHVVGQAPQAAHYAGFNHKKIIWFTFLLSGGLAGIAGLMEVAGPIGQLLPSISPGYGFTAIIVAFLGRLHPVGILLAGLLMALSYLGGETAQIEMGLPVALTGVFQGLLLFFLLASDVLIRYRVKWNRVPKGEH; encoded by the coding sequence ATGTGGCTTAAACTGGAAGCACGAAGCCAGCCTTCTAAACGCATGACGTACCTGTCCCCTTTGTTGGCCGTGGTGTTAACGCTGTTTTCCGGCATGATCTTATTCGCGATGATGGGGCACTCCCCGCTTGAAGGCATTTATGTCTTTTTCGTCGAGCCGGTGACCTCGCTTTATGGCCTCGGCGAACTGGCCGTCAAAGCCACGCCGCTCGTCTTGATTGCCATAGGCTTGGCCATCGGGTTCAAGGCCAATGTCTGGAACATCGGTGCCGAAGGCCAATTGGTCATGGGCGCCATTGTTGGCGGCGGTTTAGCGCTCTATTTTCACGAATCCGACAGCGCCTGGTTACTGCCCAGCATGATCGTCTTCGGCGCTTTGGGCGGTATGCTCTGGGCCGCGATTCCGGCCTGGTTGAAAACACGCTTCAACACCAACGAAATTTTGACCAGCCTGATGCTCACCTACGTCGCCATTCTGTTATTGAATTACATGGTCAACGGCCCTTACCGCGATCCGACCGGCTACAACTTCCCGGAATCCCGTCTGTTTCAAGACGCCGCTTTATTGCCAACCTTACTGGAAGGCACGCGCCTCAATCTAGGCAGTGTCATCACGGTAATGATTCTGGCCGGACTGTGGGTCATGTTGGCCAGAACCATTATCGGTTTCCAGGTGCATGTTGTCGGCCAAGCGCCGCAAGCCGCGCATTACGCCGGTTTTAATCATAAGAAAATCATTTGGTTCACCTTTCTGCTCAGTGGCGGGCTGGCGGGCATCGCCGGCTTGATGGAAGTCGCCGGCCCCATCGGTCAACTGTTACCAAGCATTTCACCCGGCTATGGGTTTACCGCCATCATCGTGGCTTTTCTAGGGCGATTACACCCGGTCGGCATTTTACTGGCCGGGCTACTCATGGCGCTGTCCTATCTGGGCGGCGAAACGGCCCAGATTGAAATGGGACTGCCTGTCGCCTTGACCGGCGTCTTCCAAGGCCTACTTTTGTTTTTCTTACTGGCTTCGGACGTCTTGATTCGCTACCGGGTTAAATGGAACCGCGTTCCCAAAGGAGAGCACTGA
- a CDS encoding ABC transporter permease produces the protein MDFSLDTTSLIIVTIITAATPLLLAALGELVNEKSGVLNLGLEGMMVVGAVMAFLTVTSTGSATLAIIVAILSGMGMALIFSVLTLSLQSNQVATGLALTIFGLGLSSLIGINLVGMAYDGLPKLNIAFLSDLPFFGNVLFSHDILVYFSIVMVFVTYWFLNKTKYGLVLRAVGESHDAAHSIGYPVIKIRYMAALYGGAMSGLAGAYLSLAYSPMWADNMTAGRGWIALALVVFAMWMPSRVLLGAYMFGGITILQLHGQGMGIDMPSEFLSMLPYLATIIVLVLISRQAQNNYAPACLGKPFHSIR, from the coding sequence ATGGATTTCTCACTTGATACAACCTCCTTAATTATTGTCACCATTATCACCGCGGCCACGCCGTTATTGCTCGCCGCGCTCGGCGAACTGGTCAACGAAAAATCCGGCGTACTAAACCTGGGACTGGAAGGCATGATGGTGGTGGGTGCCGTAATGGCCTTTTTGACGGTGACGTCAACCGGCAGTGCCACCCTGGCGATCATCGTCGCCATTTTATCCGGCATGGGAATGGCGCTGATTTTCAGCGTGCTCACCTTATCGTTACAATCCAACCAAGTGGCAACGGGATTAGCCCTAACCATTTTCGGTTTGGGTTTGAGTTCGTTAATCGGCATCAATCTGGTCGGGATGGCCTATGATGGTTTACCGAAATTGAACATTGCTTTTCTCAGCGACCTTCCATTTTTTGGCAATGTTCTGTTCAGCCACGACATTTTGGTCTACTTCTCCATTGTGATGGTATTCGTCACCTATTGGTTTCTTAATAAAACCAAATATGGCTTGGTTTTACGCGCCGTCGGCGAATCCCATGACGCAGCCCACTCCATCGGCTACCCGGTGATTAAAATTCGCTATATGGCCGCTCTTTACGGCGGCGCCATGAGCGGTTTGGCGGGCGCTTACCTTTCCCTGGCCTATTCCCCTATGTGGGCGGACAATATGACCGCCGGGCGCGGTTGGATTGCCCTGGCATTGGTGGTGTTTGCGATGTGGATGCCGTCTCGGGTGCTATTGGGAGCTTACATGTTCGGCGGCATCACGATTTTACAACTTCACGGGCAAGGCATGGGCATTGATATGCCCTCCGAATTCCTGTCCATGTTGCCGTATCTGGCGACAATTATCGTCCTGGTGCTGATTTCCCGCCAAGCGCAAAACAATTACGCACCGGCGTGCTTAGGCAAACCTTTCCATTCCATACGCTAA
- the xdhC gene encoding xanthine dehydrogenase accessory protein XdhC, whose product MLNWQTLSTLVNAEDPFVLVTVGRVSGSSPRETGAKMLIQSHRTLGTIGGGNLEFFAQTHARELLATAPDNQLSEYTTSLVPKFDQCCGGVVQLIFEKVHPASSTWLNQLQYVIQQNAQAWLKSDLIRGERSLITATEERPSYAENQEEISFQDVTVPQWHALQHQLIEPIQSTALPIFLFGAGHVGRALLNQLQWLDADITCIDSRAEQQPALRADNVQYRITDDWASIIEHAPDHAYFLVMTHSHELDYRLTQAILEKGRFAYFGLIGSRTKKVRFERQLKQHSLSDTTLARMTCPIGLPQITGKSPEVIAASVTAQLLQVQSEHTQTAKSAAFEQDAHATFLNQTP is encoded by the coding sequence ATGCTGAACTGGCAAACCCTCTCCACCCTGGTCAATGCCGAAGACCCGTTCGTGTTGGTCACCGTCGGTCGGGTGTCCGGCTCCTCGCCGCGGGAAACCGGTGCCAAAATGCTGATACAGTCTCACCGCACGCTCGGCACCATTGGCGGCGGCAACCTGGAATTTTTTGCGCAAACCCATGCCCGCGAATTGCTCGCCACGGCGCCCGACAACCAACTCAGCGAATACACCACGTCCTTGGTACCGAAATTTGATCAATGTTGTGGCGGCGTGGTGCAGTTAATCTTTGAAAAGGTTCACCCCGCCAGCTCAACCTGGTTAAACCAACTGCAATACGTGATACAGCAAAACGCCCAGGCCTGGCTGAAATCGGATTTAATCCGTGGCGAACGCAGCCTCATCACGGCAACCGAAGAGCGGCCTTCGTACGCAGAAAACCAGGAAGAGATCTCGTTTCAGGACGTAACAGTCCCGCAATGGCACGCCTTGCAACACCAATTGATTGAACCGATTCAATCCACCGCTCTGCCGATCTTTCTTTTCGGAGCCGGACACGTTGGCCGGGCTTTGCTGAACCAACTGCAATGGCTGGATGCCGACATCACCTGCATCGACAGTCGTGCCGAGCAACAACCGGCCTTACGAGCCGACAATGTGCAGTACCGAATCACCGACGACTGGGCATCGATTATTGAACACGCGCCGGATCACGCCTATTTTTTGGTTATGACCCACAGTCACGAGCTGGACTATCGTCTGACACAAGCCATTCTGGAAAAAGGCCGCTTTGCCTATTTCGGCCTGATCGGTTCACGAACCAAAAAAGTCCGTTTCGAACGCCAACTCAAACAACACAGCCTTTCGGACACAACCCTGGCGCGCATGACCTGCCCCATCGGCTTGCCGCAAATTACCGGAAAATCGCCCGAGGTCATTGCCGCGTCGGTCACGGCGCAATTACTGCAAGTGCAAAGCGAGCACACGCAAACCGCCAAATCTGCCGCCTTTGAACAGGACGCTCACGCGACCTTCTTAAACCAAACACCATAG
- the xdhB gene encoding xanthine dehydrogenase molybdopterin binding subunit, which produces MPNPASLSPQRLPKTLKTGVKAAVKHDSAHKHVSGEALYIDDLPEPRDLLHVYIAQSQQAHAKLTRLDVSAVQNFPGVVAVLTAADVTGKNDVGPVLDGDPIFADGLVEYIGQSLFAVAAKDIHTARKAAKLAIVEYEPLPAFITVKEALENQSFVLDSKTFRRGEPEAQLPQSTHRLQGEIEIGGQDHFYLESNVAMALPGEDCDIKVFSSTQHPSEVQHCCARAIGIPDHAVHVEVRRMGGGFGGKESQPALFASIAALVTHHTRRPAKVRLDRDDDMTMTGKRHDYLIRYDIGFDVNGRIEAAAFEAASRCGMSADLSASINDRTMFHLDNAYYLENVSIMSHRCKTHTVSNTAFRGFGGPQGMVAIERVIDEIAHHLGEDPLTIRKRNYYGIDERNVTPYHMTVTDNIIHDITAELEQSADYAKRRADIIAFNHTSPYQKKGLALTPVKFGISFTATHLNQAGALVHIYTDGSIHLNHGGTEMGQGLFTKVAQIVAEEFQVEIDRIKITSTNTEKVPNTSPTAASSGCDLNGKAAQNAAITLKNRLIEFAAQQYSVAESDITFTPDGVHIGTQTVPFQELVMQAYLARISLSTTGYYRTPKIHFDQSTGKGHPFFYFAYGAAVSEVTVDTLTGEYTVDRVDIVHDCGDTLNPAIDTGQVEGGFIQGMGWLTTEELVYNPSGRLRTHAPSTYKIPSCGDRPQEMHIHLRCDANRENTVYRSKAVGEPPLMLGISVFNALTDAVASVGNYQACPKLDAPATPERVLLACEALRSFNRAGG; this is translated from the coding sequence ATGCCTAACCCAGCTTCTTTGTCACCCCAACGCTTGCCGAAAACCCTGAAAACCGGCGTTAAAGCCGCCGTCAAACACGACAGCGCACACAAGCACGTCAGCGGTGAAGCCCTGTACATTGACGACCTGCCCGAACCACGGGATTTATTACACGTCTACATTGCGCAAAGCCAACAGGCTCACGCCAAGCTCACTCGGTTAGACGTCTCCGCCGTGCAAAATTTTCCCGGTGTGGTCGCCGTCTTAACCGCCGCCGACGTCACTGGCAAAAACGATGTCGGCCCGGTTTTGGACGGCGACCCGATTTTTGCCGACGGTTTGGTGGAATACATCGGGCAATCCCTGTTTGCGGTGGCGGCTAAAGACATTCACACGGCGCGTAAAGCCGCCAAACTGGCCATTGTCGAATACGAACCGCTGCCGGCCTTTATCACCGTCAAGGAGGCTCTGGAAAACCAATCCTTTGTGTTGGATTCCAAAACCTTCCGTCGCGGCGAGCCGGAAGCTCAACTTCCCCAAAGCACGCACCGCCTTCAAGGCGAAATTGAAATCGGCGGGCAAGATCACTTTTATTTGGAATCGAATGTTGCGATGGCGTTACCGGGCGAGGATTGCGACATCAAAGTGTTCAGCTCCACCCAGCACCCATCGGAAGTGCAACATTGTTGCGCTCGCGCCATTGGGATTCCCGATCACGCCGTCCACGTTGAAGTACGCCGCATGGGCGGCGGCTTCGGCGGCAAAGAATCGCAACCGGCGCTGTTCGCCAGCATCGCCGCGCTGGTCACACATCACACCCGGCGCCCGGCCAAAGTGCGCCTGGACCGCGACGACGACATGACCATGACCGGAAAGCGCCACGACTATCTCATCCGTTACGATATTGGATTCGACGTCAATGGTCGCATTGAGGCCGCCGCGTTTGAAGCCGCTTCGCGTTGCGGCATGTCGGCCGATTTATCAGCCTCCATCAACGACCGCACCATGTTCCACTTGGACAACGCTTATTATCTGGAAAACGTGTCCATCATGTCGCATCGCTGCAAAACCCATACCGTCTCCAACACCGCCTTCCGTGGTTTTGGCGGCCCGCAGGGCATGGTGGCAATCGAGCGCGTCATCGACGAAATCGCCCACCACCTCGGCGAAGACCCGTTGACCATCCGCAAACGCAATTACTACGGCATCGACGAACGCAACGTCACCCCGTATCACATGACGGTGACGGATAACATCATCCACGACATCACCGCCGAACTGGAACAAAGCGCCGATTACGCCAAACGTCGCGCCGACATTATCGCCTTCAATCACACCAGCCCTTACCAGAAAAAAGGCTTGGCGCTGACACCGGTAAAATTCGGCATTTCCTTCACCGCTACCCACTTGAATCAGGCCGGTGCTTTGGTGCACATTTACACCGACGGCAGCATTCATCTTAACCACGGCGGTACCGAGATGGGACAAGGCCTGTTTACCAAAGTGGCGCAAATCGTCGCCGAAGAATTCCAGGTGGAAATCGACCGTATCAAAATCACCTCCACCAATACCGAGAAAGTGCCGAACACCTCGCCCACCGCCGCTTCCAGTGGCTGCGACCTCAACGGCAAAGCGGCTCAAAATGCCGCCATCACCTTAAAAAACCGCCTCATTGAATTTGCCGCTCAACAGTACAGCGTGGCGGAAAGCGACATTACCTTCACCCCGGACGGCGTGCACATCGGCACGCAAACCGTGCCTTTCCAAGAACTGGTGATGCAAGCCTATCTGGCGCGCATTTCCTTATCCACCACCGGTTATTACCGCACCCCGAAAATTCATTTCGATCAAAGCACCGGAAAAGGCCACCCGTTCTTTTATTTCGCCTACGGGGCGGCCGTCTCGGAAGTCACCGTGGATACCTTGACCGGCGAATACACGGTAGATCGCGTCGATATCGTCCACGATTGCGGCGACACCCTGAACCCCGCCATCGACACCGGCCAGGTGGAAGGCGGTTTTATACAAGGCATGGGCTGGCTCACCACCGAGGAATTGGTGTACAATCCATCCGGTCGTCTGCGCACCCATGCACCCTCCACCTATAAAATTCCGTCTTGCGGCGACCGTCCACAGGAAATGCATATCCACTTGCGTTGCGATGCCAATCGTGAAAATACCGTTTACCGCTCCAAGGCGGTCGGCGAACCGCCATTGATGCTCGGTATCAGTGTCTTCAACGCCCTGACCGATGCGGTGGCCAGTGTCGGAAATTACCAGGCTTGCCCGAAACTGGACGCCCCCGCCACGCCGGAGCGTGTACTTTTGGCGTGTGAAGCCTTACGTTCATTCAACAGAGCCGGAGGCTAA